DNA sequence from the Sulfurimonas sediminis genome:
TTTGACAGTGGGATTAATGATAATAATATTGTCAATATGTGAGGCAATAAAGTTGATGTCTTTTTGTTTTAAATTTTTTTCCATAAAGTGCTTGAGATTTAACACATCGGTCTGTATGCTTGTCTGAAGCAGTTTGCTTATCGTCTCTTTGGAATTTTCAAAAAAACTGTAAAAAATATACCCTTCGAGTGCAAATGCAACAAATATAATCAAAAGGATAAAACTCTTTATGGAAATGGAGTTCATAAAATAATATCATCCTTTTTGTATCCATACTGTTGTATGTATTCCAAAAGCTCCTGTGAGGGCTTGTTTATCCATTTGATAAGACTCAGGGAGTGACGATACTCTTTATAGCTTACATGTGAAAAGTATTTGGAGATAATTTTATAGGATGCTTTTGGATTTGCTTCTATGGTTGTTATAGCTTTGTCTATCACTTTTTTAAGCTGTATAAGCCGCTGCTTTTCATTTTTGACAAGAGTATCTCTTGCACACAGTGCATCTATGACAATAATACTGTTAATATCTTTTGTGGAGGCAACCTCTCTGAAATTTTTGTTTTTCAAAGCAATCTCATAAGGGGTGTAGGTGGCAATGAGTATGGCTTTTTCAGGGTCATTTTTGACATCCTGGATTTGCCGCTGATCTTTGTTTATAAAGTTTATCTTCTCTTTACTGATGGCATTTTTTTTGAGAAAATCAAGTAAAATTTCCTGATTGATGGAATCAACTTCAAGATAGGCATCTATTCTTGTACTTTTTTTGAGTGCCTCAAGTGTTCTGTTTGACAAAATCATATCGCCGCCGTTTGAACGGTCTATCAAAATAACTGCTTTGATATCATGGGTGGTTTGTTTTAAAACATTAAATTCATGTTGTGTAGTCGTGACCATATCCGCCTTGCCGATGCTGTACAGATCAGCTGCTTCTGCAAGAGAGACACTGGTAACTATTTTTATGTTCAAGGGATCCAGTTTGCCTGTTTCATAGGCATAAAACAAAGGGGCATAGCCTATCCACTGATTTGTAGAGATGACAATCTGCTTTTGTGGTTTTGAAGAGCAGGCACTCAAAAGAAGCAGTAGTAGTATAAGCAGCGCTTTTGTCAAAATATCTCCAATATTTAATATTAACACATTATAACTTTTATTATTGAACATTTTAATCTCTTTGACCTTTGATTGTACTTAATTTTTTTGTTACTGAAGTCGTGTTAGAATAATAAAAAGTTCTTACGAGGAGTAGTTTATGAGTAAAGTTTTAGTCCCGTTGGCAAGCGGATTTGAAGAGATAGAAGCGGTGAGCATCATAGATGTTTTAAGACGTGCAGAGGTGGAAGTTCTGGTTGCATCTTTAAGTGATGAGATGCTTGTAAAAGGAGCGAACAATATCGTCATTCAAGCAGACTTACATGTAAAGGAGGTCAATGCCGATATGATTGATATGATTGTTCTGCCAGGTGGCTGGGACGGTACCTATGCTCTGGCTGATGATGAAAATGTACAGAGAATCCTGCGTGAAATGGATGCCAAAGGAAAAAATATCGGAGCTATCTGTGCAGCACCGTTTGCCCTGAACAAAGCGGGTGTGCTAAAAGAAAAATATACCTGTTACCCGTCTGTAGAAGAACAGATAAAAAAAGAGGGATATATGGGAGACAAAGCAATGGTCGTTGAAGATCAAAATGTAATGACCTCACGCGGACCGGGTACGGCGTTGTGCTTTGGTCTGAAAATCGTGAAAAAACTCAAAGGAGAAGAGTCTTACAACGCACTCAAAGCAGGGCTTTTGGCAACCTACTGCGAGTAGCCTCTCAAGCTGCCTGGTTTTTGGCAGCCTGAGTTTTTGCATGAATTTCTTCAAGTTCTTCGAGTCTTTCCATCTTTTTGTAGTGATGCAGGTTGAGGCTGACAAATTTATATGAGAGATAAATAATAACCGGCCAGCTGAGATACCAAATTGATTCTGCTAAATATTCCATAATTCCTCCTAGTAGTGATGCGGGTCAGATTTGACTTCATCTATTGTGATTTGTGATTTGTCCATTGAACGCCATACAAATATGATGTAAAGCAGGACAATAGGAACAAGGACAGAGACAATGCTCATCACTTCAAGTGTGTAGTGACTTCCCGAACTGTTTTGTATGGTGAGTGAGCTTTGTATATCTGCAAGTGACGGGTAAAAAACCGAATAATCCAGTCCCAAAATCAAAAACAATACAAGCACGGTAAGTATAACGCCCAATCCGCTGAACCAGATGGCTTTTTGTGCATTTTTTGTGACAGCTATAAATACTCCATAGAGCAAAGATAATACACCTGTGAGTAATAATCCGATTAAAAGCGGCATATCTATAAAACTGTGTAAAAACTTCATACTCTCAACACTGACAACAAAAGTGTTGGCATCATATCGTAAACCGTCCATAAACAAAATTGTAGCCAAAACATACAGAAAAAGAATCAAAAACATTCCAAAGTTTACAATGACAACTTTTTTTACTCTTGCTGTAACAGTTGGGACATCGACATTGTTTAAAAAATACAGTGCACCCTGAAATCGTGCAAGAAAAACAAGCATAAGTCCAAAGGCAATGTTAAAAGGGTTTAAAAGTGCTTCAAGCCCATAGCTTTGCATTGTCCAGTGTGAGAGGTTGTTTTCATTGACAATGAAATTACCGCCGCTAAAGAGTGTCGCCACTGCGACACCGATTAAAAATATTCCGAGAGAGCCATTAATATAAAGGAGTGTTTCATAAAAGCGTTCCCCGTAAAAATTATCTGGCTTTTTTCTGTATTCATACGCGACAGCCTGGATAATAAAACAAAAAAGTATACCCATCCAGACATAATAGGCTCCGCCGAAACTTACCGCGTAAAAAAGCGGCATTGCAGCAAAAAGGGCACCGCCGAACATGACAAGCATTGTAAAGGTAAGCTCCCATTTTCGACCGAGTGAGTTGACTAAAACATCTCTTTCATCTTCTGTTCTTGCCAGAGTATACAGCAGCGTCTGCCCGCCTTGCACAAAGGTCATAAAGACGAAAAGTGCTCCTAATAGACTGATTAAAAACCACCAGTATTGTTGTAAAGTGAATAAATCAAACATTTAATGTCCCTCCGGCCCGATTTTTATCTGTTTTAACATGATTTTTACTTCGGCTATTAAGAGCGCTGTAAAAAGCACCGCAAAGAGCCAAAAAGTAATCATAACGCTTGTTGAAGCAATATTGGAAGCTGCCATGCCTACAGGAAGCAAATCCTGAATAGCCCAGGGCTGACGACCCGCTTCGGCAACTATCCATCCGGCTTCCTGTGCGACATACCCCATCGGAATGGTTGCTACTGCAAGGTAGAGCAGCCATTTTTTGTTGTGCATTTCGTTGGTCATGGAATAATAAAGCGTCACCATAAAAAGAAGCAAAAACCATGTGCCAAGTCCTACCATTGTATGAAAACTGTAAAAGCTGAGTGCTACATCAGGCACGGCATCTTCAGGTTTGTTCAGGTAACCGTAGCCCATATAGGCCTGATTTGCTTCAAAAGTCTTGAGTGCTTTTTCAGCCTCAGCCTGATTGCCTTCTTTTTTGAACTTTTTATAGGCACCTAAAGCGGCTACGGCAATTTTTCCTTTTTGCATTTTTTCAGGGACGGACATAATGCCGTATTTTTCGCTTCCCTGCATCAGATTGTCTATACCCGGTACAAAAGCATTCAGGTCATGGTATCCCAGAAAAGAGAGCGCACCGGGAATTTCAAAACTGAAAAGAAAAGGGTTTAGATCATCACCTATCTCTTTTGCGGTATCAAGTACGCCAAAGGCGACAATTCCTGCACGTTTTTCACCGTCATACAAACCTTCCATAGCGGCAAGTTTCATAGGCTGATTCAGTGCTACCTGATGCGCTGATTCATCTCCTGTTGTTAAGAGAAACAAAGAAGTTATGAGCCCAAAACTTGAAGCCACGATAATACTGCGTCGTGCAAACTGTGTATCTCTTTTTTTAAGCAGATACCAGGCGCTGATTCCTATAACAAAGAGTGAGGCAAGGACATAACCGCTGCTTATGGTATGTAGAAACTTGCTGACCGCATTCGGGTTGAAAAAGACTTCCCAAAAGTTCAGCATTTCATTTCTTGCTGTATCGGGATTGAATTTCATGCCCACAGGATGCTGCATCCAGCCGTTTGCAACTAAAATCCAAAGAGCCGAGAGGTTTGAACCGATGGCAACAAGCCATGTTGAGAGTAGGTGCATTCTTTTGCTGACCTTGTCCCAGCCAAAAAACATAACGGCAAAAAAGGTGGATTCCATAAAAAACGCCATCAGCCCTTCAATAGCAAGCGGTGCTCCAAAAATATCGCCGACAATCCAGGAGTAGTTTGACCAGTTGGTTCCAAACTCAAACTCCATAATGATTCCTGTTGCCAGTCCTATGGCAAAGTTAATGGCCAAGAGTCCCATCCAGTATTTTGTAGTTTGTTTCCATTTCTTATCACCGGTTTTGACATAGATTGTCTCCATAATGGCGATAATAAATGTCAAGCCCAGGGTAAGCGGTACAAAAAGCCAGTGATAGAGTGCAGTA
Encoded proteins:
- the cydB gene encoding cytochrome d ubiquinol oxidase subunit II encodes the protein MFDLFTLQQYWWFLISLLGALFVFMTFVQGGQTLLYTLARTEDERDVLVNSLGRKWELTFTMLVMFGGALFAAMPLFYAVSFGGAYYVWMGILFCFIIQAVAYEYRKKPDNFYGERFYETLLYINGSLGIFLIGVAVATLFSGGNFIVNENNLSHWTMQSYGLEALLNPFNIAFGLMLVFLARFQGALYFLNNVDVPTVTARVKKVVIVNFGMFLILFLYVLATILFMDGLRYDANTFVVSVESMKFLHSFIDMPLLIGLLLTGVLSLLYGVFIAVTKNAQKAIWFSGLGVILTVLVLFLILGLDYSVFYPSLADIQSSLTIQNSSGSHYTLEVMSIVSVLVPIVLLYIIFVWRSMDKSQITIDEVKSDPHHY
- a CDS encoding cytochrome ubiquinol oxidase subunit I; translation: MEHTDVLVDWSRAQFALTALYHWLFVPLTLGLTFIIAIMETIYVKTGDKKWKQTTKYWMGLLAINFAIGLATGIIMEFEFGTNWSNYSWIVGDIFGAPLAIEGLMAFFMESTFFAVMFFGWDKVSKRMHLLSTWLVAIGSNLSALWILVANGWMQHPVGMKFNPDTARNEMLNFWEVFFNPNAVSKFLHTISSGYVLASLFVIGISAWYLLKKRDTQFARRSIIVASSFGLITSLFLLTTGDESAHQVALNQPMKLAAMEGLYDGEKRAGIVAFGVLDTAKEIGDDLNPFLFSFEIPGALSFLGYHDLNAFVPGIDNLMQGSEKYGIMSVPEKMQKGKIAVAALGAYKKFKKEGNQAEAEKALKTFEANQAYMGYGYLNKPEDAVPDVALSFYSFHTMVGLGTWFLLLFMVTLYYSMTNEMHNKKWLLYLAVATIPMGYVAQEAGWIVAEAGRQPWAIQDLLPVGMAASNIASTSVMITFWLFAVLFTALLIAEVKIMLKQIKIGPEGH
- a CDS encoding ABC transporter substrate-binding protein: MLILNIGDILTKALLILLLLLLSACSSKPQKQIVISTNQWIGYAPLFYAYETGKLDPLNIKIVTSVSLAEAADLYSIGKADMVTTTQHEFNVLKQTTHDIKAVILIDRSNGGDMILSNRTLEALKKSTRIDAYLEVDSINQEILLDFLKKNAISKEKINFINKDQRQIQDVKNDPEKAILIATYTPYEIALKNKNFREVASTKDINSIIVIDALCARDTLVKNEKQRLIQLKKVIDKAITTIEANPKASYKIISKYFSHVSYKEYRHSLSLIKWINKPSQELLEYIQQYGYKKDDIIL
- a CDS encoding DJ-1 family glyoxalase III; amino-acid sequence: MSKVLVPLASGFEEIEAVSIIDVLRRAEVEVLVASLSDEMLVKGANNIVIQADLHVKEVNADMIDMIVLPGGWDGTYALADDENVQRILREMDAKGKNIGAICAAPFALNKAGVLKEKYTCYPSVEEQIKKEGYMGDKAMVVEDQNVMTSRGPGTALCFGLKIVKKLKGEESYNALKAGLLATYCE